In one window of Nitrospirota bacterium DNA:
- a CDS encoding cytochrome P460 family protein: MNHDQDYPELVPVVARLMAIALGVTTRSVAAPEDRQLSMAFGYRSWPTCQIAGHRQGHEEILKFYVCPKGAATLDDEPFSMGTRFVMETYRVEEDRSHEGSAGQPARHELVQVFSMQKYASLELSGLPSCAIDGWLFSTLVRAGLPSPGRERALRLAPSRNARITIGAGLRGWTALTTQGVPTEGNVCPYV; the protein is encoded by the coding sequence ATGAATCACGATCAGGACTATCCCGAGCTCGTACCAGTGGTGGCCAGACTGATGGCTATTGCCTTGGGGGTGACCACCAGGTCTGTGGCCGCACCGGAAGATAGGCAGTTGTCGATGGCTTTCGGCTATCGGTCTTGGCCGACCTGTCAGATTGCCGGGCACCGGCAGGGCCACGAGGAAATACTGAAGTTTTACGTCTGTCCCAAAGGAGCCGCGACTCTGGATGACGAGCCCTTTTCGATGGGGACGCGGTTTGTGATGGAGACCTATCGTGTCGAGGAGGACCGTTCCCATGAAGGGAGCGCCGGGCAGCCGGCCCGTCATGAACTGGTGCAGGTGTTCAGTATGCAAAAGTATGCGAGCCTTGAGCTGTCCGGTTTGCCGTCTTGTGCCATCGATGGGTGGCTCTTTTCCACTCTCGTCCGGGCAGGTTTGCCGTCGCCGGGACGTGAGCGGGCGCTCAGGCTCGCGCCGTCGCGTAATGCTCGCATCACAATTGGGGCGGGACTCAGGGGTTGGACTGCGCTGACCACGCAGGGAGTCCCGACGGAGGGAAACGTATGCCCATACGTTT
- a CDS encoding helix-turn-helix domain-containing protein → MMESSLMRVNDAAQLLRVSKWTIYRWIEEGRLGATKIGHGSLRVFRESVTALVEANRKDPTPVTRSIPHKVAPVRAQARIRNADNSGEKPLR, encoded by the coding sequence ATGATGGAATCATCGTTGATGCGGGTGAACGACGCGGCGCAACTGTTACGCGTGAGCAAGTGGACGATTTATCGGTGGATTGAAGAAGGACGGCTCGGTGCGACCAAGATCGGACATGGCAGCCTGCGCGTCTTTCGCGAATCGGTTACGGCGCTGGTCGAGGCCAATCGTAAGGATCCGACACCGGTGACTCGTTCGATTCCCCATAAGGTGGCGCCGGTTCGTGCGCAGGCCCGAATAAGAAACGCTGATAACAGCGGAGAAAAGCCGCTGCGATGA
- a CDS encoding cation transporter, with amino-acid sequence MKTFITLGCLIGCVCAMAIPAFAGDETITLMLGGKFCDGYVGDVEHALRRVPGVKTVDFKRMKGHAVVTVESGKVKPEQLATAVNGVKGENWYCTGEVMK; translated from the coding sequence GTGAAGACATTCATCACGCTTGGTTGTCTCATCGGGTGTGTCTGTGCGATGGCCATCCCGGCCTTTGCGGGCGATGAAACAATCACACTCATGCTGGGCGGCAAGTTCTGCGACGGATATGTGGGCGATGTCGAACATGCGCTTCGGCGCGTTCCCGGCGTGAAGACGGTCGATTTCAAGAGGATGAAAGGCCATGCGGTGGTGACGGTCGAATCGGGCAAGGTAAAGCCGGAGCAACTGGCTACGGCCGTCAATGGTGTGAAAGGCGAGAACTGGTATTGCACGGGCGAGGTCATGAAGTGA